The following are from one region of the Microbacterium sp. cx-55 genome:
- a CDS encoding branched-chain amino acid ABC transporter permease, with translation MGITRTSRADNRSSRAIATLIAALFAAVLLLGWASPASAQTDDPEDLPYTIAGNVRTDGAPIPDATVTVTGADGFESEATTAENGSFRIGVPTKDTPYTIDLELPSGVTAPDGFESSVEVTFGATSTITRNFTLTAAERVTTSFVDQLISRTVNGLNFGLMLALAAIGVSLVFGTTGLSNFAHGEMVTFGALAALLFSAGLDVPIWIAIPLAVIASALFGLGMDAGIWRPLRRKGLGTVQLMIVSIGLSLALRYVYQMFVGGGTEQLPGGDSASIPGLGPIRLTVTDVVSMAVSIVVIAGFAFWLMRTRIGRATRAVSDNPSLAAASGIDVDAVVRVVWVVSAALAGLSGVLWAFFRPGIKWDMGTSILLLVFAAVTLGGLGTAFGALIGSIIVGLLVEVSTLWIPSDLKYVGALVVLIVILLFRPQGILGRRERIG, from the coding sequence GTGGGGATCACCCGCACATCGCGCGCTGACAACCGCTCGAGTCGCGCGATCGCAACGCTGATCGCCGCGTTGTTCGCCGCCGTACTGCTGCTGGGCTGGGCATCGCCCGCATCCGCGCAGACCGACGACCCGGAGGATCTGCCGTACACGATCGCCGGTAACGTCCGCACGGACGGAGCACCGATCCCCGACGCGACCGTAACCGTCACCGGGGCCGACGGATTCGAAAGCGAAGCGACGACCGCCGAGAACGGCAGTTTCCGCATCGGCGTTCCGACCAAGGACACTCCGTACACGATCGACCTCGAGCTGCCCAGCGGCGTGACCGCACCTGACGGCTTCGAATCGTCCGTCGAGGTCACCTTCGGTGCGACCAGCACCATCACCCGCAACTTCACGCTGACCGCCGCTGAGCGGGTGACGACGAGCTTCGTCGACCAGCTGATCTCCCGCACGGTGAACGGCTTGAACTTCGGCCTGATGCTCGCGCTCGCCGCGATCGGCGTCTCGCTCGTGTTCGGCACCACTGGGCTTTCGAACTTCGCTCACGGCGAGATGGTCACGTTCGGCGCTCTCGCCGCACTCCTCTTCTCCGCGGGCCTCGACGTGCCGATCTGGATCGCGATCCCCCTAGCGGTGATCGCGTCGGCGCTCTTCGGATTGGGGATGGATGCCGGAATATGGCGACCACTCCGAAGAAAGGGCCTCGGAACCGTCCAGCTGATGATCGTCTCGATCGGTCTGTCGCTCGCCCTCCGGTACGTCTACCAGATGTTCGTCGGCGGCGGTACAGAGCAGCTCCCGGGCGGTGATTCCGCATCCATCCCCGGGCTCGGCCCCATCCGACTCACCGTCACCGACGTCGTGAGCATGGCCGTCTCGATCGTCGTGATCGCGGGCTTCGCGTTCTGGCTGATGCGCACCCGCATCGGGCGCGCGACGCGGGCCGTGTCCGACAACCCGTCGCTCGCCGCCGCCAGCGGTATCGACGTCGACGCCGTCGTCCGAGTGGTGTGGGTCGTCTCCGCAGCCCTCGCGGGCCTGTCGGGTGTGCTGTGGGCCTTCTTCCGCCCCGGCATCAAGTGGGACATGGGAACCAGCATCCTGCTCCTCGTCTTCGCGGCCGTCACGCTCGGTGGTCTCGGTACCGCCTTCGGCGCCCTGATCGGCTCGATCATCGTGGGTCTGCTCGTCGAGGTCTCGACGCTCTGGATCCCCTCCGACCTCAAGTACGTGGGCGCGCTCGTCGTGCTGATCGTCATCCTCCTGTTCCGTCCGCAGGGCATCCTCGGACGCCGAGAAAGAATCGGATAG
- a CDS encoding ABC transporter substrate-binding protein codes for MRAFPRSGTAKVLGGIALIGASALVLAGCSGGGGSDATSTEAAGSDFPIDCDAAQPASYTPEFSSTSEGPGTDLTYKIGTALPVTGNLAFLGPPEISATQYATSEVNAAAKGVTVDLIQGDSGDTDNKAYETEIPRLLGEGATAIIGAASSGTSLQFIDQVIAADAIQFSPANTSAAFTGYEDKGLYWRTAPSDVLQGEVLGNLIAADGNETLGMIVLNDSYGTGLACFTKAAFEAAGGSVVAASLYNTGDTNFSAQVEDVMAANPDSIALITFEEVKTIIPELLGADFPADKMYLVDGNLANFGDEFPEGTMAGAKGTYPAVDPATTATFRDNLQSFWTGAGNAELADFTYAPESYDAVILLALAALEAGSTAGPDVAAHLQSVSGGADDGTKCTTYAECADIIIAGGVADYDGVSGPITFNAVGDPTEASIGIFQYGEDNNYEFLNVG; via the coding sequence ATGCGCGCTTTCCCGCGTTCCGGTACCGCAAAGGTCCTGGGCGGCATCGCCCTGATCGGCGCGAGTGCACTCGTTCTGGCCGGATGTAGCGGCGGCGGTGGCAGCGATGCCACGTCGACCGAGGCAGCCGGTTCGGACTTCCCGATCGACTGCGACGCGGCCCAGCCCGCGTCCTACACCCCGGAGTTCAGCTCGACCTCCGAGGGCCCCGGCACCGACCTGACCTACAAGATCGGTACCGCTCTGCCGGTCACCGGCAACCTGGCGTTCCTCGGACCGCCCGAGATCTCCGCCACCCAGTACGCGACCTCCGAGGTCAACGCGGCTGCTAAGGGCGTCACGGTCGACCTGATCCAGGGCGACTCGGGTGACACCGACAACAAGGCTTACGAGACCGAGATCCCCCGCCTCCTCGGCGAGGGCGCGACCGCCATCATCGGCGCCGCATCCTCGGGTACCTCGCTGCAGTTCATCGACCAGGTCATCGCGGCCGACGCGATCCAGTTCTCCCCGGCCAACACGTCGGCAGCCTTCACCGGCTACGAGGACAAGGGCCTCTACTGGCGCACCGCCCCCTCGGACGTGCTCCAGGGCGAGGTGCTCGGCAACCTGATCGCGGCCGACGGCAACGAGACGCTGGGCATGATCGTGCTCAACGACTCCTACGGCACCGGACTCGCGTGCTTCACGAAGGCCGCCTTCGAGGCAGCCGGCGGATCGGTCGTCGCGGCGTCGCTCTACAACACGGGTGACACCAACTTCTCGGCCCAGGTCGAGGACGTCATGGCGGCCAACCCCGACTCGATCGCCCTGATCACCTTCGAAGAGGTCAAGACGATCATCCCCGAGCTGCTCGGTGCAGACTTCCCGGCCGACAAGATGTACCTCGTCGACGGAAACCTCGCTAACTTCGGCGATGAGTTCCCCGAGGGCACCATGGCGGGCGCGAAGGGTACGTACCCGGCGGTCGACCCGGCCACCACGGCGACCTTCCGCGACAACCTCCAGTCCTTCTGGACCGGTGCGGGCAACGCCGAACTGGCTGACTTCACCTACGCTCCGGAGTCCTACGACGCCGTGATCCTGCTGGCGCTGGCGGCTCTCGAGGCCGGCTCGACCGCAGGCCCCGACGTCGCTGCGCACCTGCAGTCCGTCTCGGGCGGCGCGGATGACGGCACGAAGTGCACGACGTACGCGGAGTGCGCCGACATCATCATCGCCGGTGGCGTTGCTGACTACGACGGTGTCTCCGGTCCGATCACGTTCAACGCGGTCGGCGACCCGACCGAGGCGTCGATCGGCATCTTCCAGTACGGCGAAGACAACAACTACGAGTTCCTGAACGTCGGCTGA
- a CDS encoding ABC transporter ATP-binding protein: MPPTPRPKTTGLHQGEPRPGVAKVDPIIVIDGVRRTFGGLTAVDVEHLEIPRGAITALIGPNGAGKTTLFNLLTGFDKPNDGSWSFDGTNLAGIPAYKTARMGQVRTFQLTKSLGLLTVLENMKLGATKQSGERIWAGILPFLWRKQETDIEAKARELLARFKLDAKEKDFAASLSGGQRKLLEMARALMSDPVLVMLDEPMAGVNPALTQSLLDHILDLKDLGMTVVFVEHDMHMVRHIADWVVVMAEGKVVAEGPPDAVMKEQAVIDAYLGAHQDVDLGVVTGRHAGTLTAEGQELLETAQELEQAVEADIHRDADKPEDGR, from the coding sequence GTGCCCCCCACCCCGCGCCCGAAGACCACCGGCCTGCACCAGGGCGAACCCCGCCCCGGTGTCGCCAAGGTCGACCCGATCATCGTCATCGACGGCGTGCGCCGAACCTTCGGCGGCCTCACCGCCGTCGACGTCGAGCACCTCGAGATTCCGCGCGGGGCGATCACCGCCCTGATCGGCCCGAACGGTGCCGGCAAGACCACGCTGTTCAACCTGCTCACCGGCTTCGATAAGCCGAACGACGGCAGCTGGTCGTTCGACGGCACGAACCTCGCCGGCATCCCGGCATACAAGACGGCCCGCATGGGTCAGGTGCGCACGTTCCAGCTCACCAAGTCGCTGGGCCTGCTGACGGTTCTCGAGAACATGAAGCTTGGCGCGACCAAGCAGTCCGGTGAGCGCATCTGGGCCGGCATCCTGCCCTTCCTCTGGCGCAAGCAGGAGACCGACATCGAAGCCAAGGCCCGCGAGCTGCTCGCGCGCTTCAAGCTCGATGCCAAGGAGAAGGACTTCGCCGCCAGCCTCTCCGGCGGTCAGCGCAAGCTTCTCGAAATGGCGCGGGCGCTCATGAGCGACCCCGTGCTCGTGATGCTCGATGAGCCGATGGCCGGCGTCAACCCGGCGCTGACGCAGTCGCTGCTCGACCACATCCTGGATCTGAAGGATCTCGGCATGACGGTCGTGTTCGTCGAGCACGACATGCACATGGTGCGCCACATCGCCGACTGGGTCGTCGTCATGGCCGAGGGCAAGGTCGTGGCCGAGGGCCCGCCCGACGCCGTCATGAAGGAGCAGGCCGTCATCGACGCGTACCTCGGTGCGCACCAGGACGTCGACCTCGGTGTCGTCACCGGACGCCACGCCGGCACGCTCACGGCGGAGGGTCAGGAGCTCCTGGAGACCGCTCAGGAACTGGAGCAGGCCGTGGAGGCCGACATCCACCGCGATGCAGACAAGCCGGAGGACGGCCGATGA
- the guaB gene encoding IMP dehydrogenase yields MEHHDPFGFVGLTYDDVLLLPGHTDVIPSEADTSSRVTRRITVATPLIAAAMDTVTETRMAIAIAREGGLGILHRNVSIADQAAMVDRVKRSESGMISDPVTTTPDATIDEVDALCATYRISGLPVVDPDGRLVGIITNRDMRFVSHFERKSTVVRDVMTSEGLITAPVGVSAGDVIAAFAKHRVEKLPLIDGDGKLAGLITIKDFDKSEKYPLATKDDQGRLRVGAAIGFFGDAWERAEALRDAGVDVLVVDTANGQSAGVIDMVRRLKADESFAHIDVIGGNVATREGAQALIDAGVDAVKVGVGPGSICTTRIVAGVGVPQVTAIYEASLAAREAGVPVIADGGLQYSGDIAKALVAGADSVMLGSLFAGTDESPGEIVFQGGKQFKQYRGMGSLGALQTRGKKTSYSKDRYFQADVPTDDKLIPEGIEGQVAYRGPLSAVAYQLVGGLRQSMFYVGARTVDELKAKGKFVRITSAGLKESHPHDVQIVVEAPNYKR; encoded by the coding sequence ATGGAGCACCACGATCCCTTCGGCTTTGTCGGGCTGACCTACGATGACGTCCTGCTGTTGCCGGGGCACACCGATGTCATCCCGAGCGAGGCCGACACCTCGTCGCGTGTCACCCGCCGCATCACGGTCGCGACGCCGCTGATCGCCGCCGCGATGGACACGGTCACCGAAACGCGGATGGCGATCGCTATCGCCCGTGAGGGTGGCCTCGGCATCCTGCATCGGAACGTCTCGATCGCCGACCAGGCCGCGATGGTCGACCGGGTGAAGCGCAGCGAGTCCGGCATGATCTCGGACCCCGTCACGACGACGCCCGACGCGACGATCGACGAGGTCGACGCGCTGTGCGCGACCTACCGCATCTCGGGTCTGCCCGTGGTCGATCCCGATGGCCGCCTCGTCGGCATCATCACGAACCGTGACATGCGGTTCGTCTCGCACTTCGAGCGCAAGAGCACCGTCGTCCGTGACGTGATGACGAGCGAGGGTCTCATCACGGCCCCGGTCGGGGTCAGCGCGGGCGACGTGATCGCCGCGTTCGCGAAGCACCGTGTCGAGAAGCTGCCGCTCATCGACGGCGACGGCAAGCTCGCGGGCCTCATCACCATCAAGGACTTCGACAAGAGCGAGAAGTACCCCCTCGCGACGAAGGACGACCAGGGACGCCTGCGGGTCGGGGCAGCCATCGGGTTCTTCGGTGACGCGTGGGAGCGCGCGGAGGCGCTGCGCGATGCCGGTGTCGACGTGCTCGTGGTCGACACGGCCAACGGCCAGTCCGCCGGCGTCATCGACATGGTGCGCCGGCTGAAAGCCGACGAGTCGTTCGCGCACATCGACGTCATCGGCGGCAACGTCGCCACGCGTGAGGGCGCGCAGGCGCTCATCGACGCGGGCGTCGATGCGGTCAAGGTCGGTGTGGGCCCCGGCTCCATCTGCACGACCCGCATCGTCGCGGGTGTGGGTGTGCCGCAGGTGACGGCGATCTACGAGGCGTCGCTCGCAGCGCGCGAGGCCGGGGTTCCGGTCATCGCCGACGGCGGTCTGCAGTACTCGGGTGACATCGCAAAGGCGCTGGTCGCCGGTGCCGACAGCGTCATGCTCGGTTCGCTTTTCGCGGGCACCGACGAGTCGCCGGGCGAGATCGTCTTCCAGGGCGGTAAGCAGTTCAAGCAGTACCGCGGCATGGGTTCGCTCGGCGCGCTGCAGACGCGCGGAAAGAAGACGTCCTATTCCAAGGACCGGTACTTCCAGGCCGACGTGCCCACCGACGACAAGCTGATCCCGGAGGGTATCGAAGGCCAGGTCGCCTACCGCGGACCGCTCTCGGCCGTCGCGTACCAGCTCGTGGGTGGCCTTCGCCAGTCGATGTTCTACGTCGGAGCCCGCACGGTCGACGAGCTGAAGGCGAAGGGCAAGTTCGTCCGCATCACGTCGGCGGGGCTCAAGGAGTCCCACCCGCACGACGTGCAGATCGTGGTCGAGGCGCCGAACTACAAGCGCTGA
- a CDS encoding ABC transporter ATP-binding protein, with product MSTNVVELNDVFAGYLPGVNILNGANLTAAKGELIGIIGPNGAGKSTMLKAIFGQVKVREGSVMLNGENITGLRANKLVAKGVGFVPQNNNVFPSLSIAENLQMGAYQRPKVVSERIDFVASIFPDLAKRLGQRAGSLSGGERQMVAMGRALMMDPHVLLLDEPSAGLSPSRQDEAFLRVSEINKAGVTTIMVEQNARRCLQICDRGYVLDQGRDAYTGTGRDLLNDPKVIGLYLGTLGT from the coding sequence ATGAGTACGAACGTCGTCGAACTGAACGATGTCTTCGCCGGCTACCTGCCCGGTGTGAACATTCTCAACGGTGCGAACCTCACCGCCGCCAAAGGCGAACTGATCGGCATCATCGGGCCCAACGGTGCCGGAAAGTCGACCATGCTGAAGGCGATCTTCGGACAGGTGAAGGTGCGCGAAGGCTCCGTCATGCTGAACGGCGAGAACATCACGGGGCTCCGCGCCAACAAGCTCGTCGCCAAGGGCGTCGGCTTCGTGCCGCAGAACAACAACGTCTTCCCCAGCCTGTCGATCGCCGAGAACCTGCAGATGGGCGCCTACCAGCGGCCGAAGGTGGTCAGCGAGCGCATCGACTTCGTCGCGTCGATCTTCCCCGACCTCGCCAAGCGGCTCGGACAGCGCGCCGGCTCGCTCTCCGGTGGCGAGCGGCAGATGGTCGCGATGGGCCGTGCGCTCATGATGGACCCGCACGTGCTGCTGCTCGACGAGCCGTCCGCCGGCCTCTCCCCCTCTCGCCAGGATGAAGCGTTCCTGCGGGTGTCGGAGATCAACAAGGCCGGCGTGACGACGATCATGGTCGAGCAGAACGCGCGACGCTGCCTGCAGATCTGCGACCGCGGCTACGTGCTCGACCAGGGCCGTGACGCCTACACCGGCACCGGCCGCGACCTGCTGAACGACCCCAAGGTCATCGGCCTGTACCTGGGCACCCTCGGGACCTGA
- a CDS encoding branched-chain amino acid ABC transporter permease encodes MDMLQILSNTAAQILAPATLGYVLAAIGLSVHFGFAGLLNMGVAGFMAVGAYGFAISIASFDVPWPIAIVIGLIASMVFALIMGIPTLRLRGDYLAIVTIAAAEVLRLLFLTSAFRNYTGSADGLSGFQASFRASNPLPAGRYGIGPWTYQSDQWWVIIVGVITIAIVIAIVWLLMRSPWGRVIRGIREDEDAVRSLGKNVFAFKMQALIVGGVIIAAGGIVTAMGTNVNPNVYVTSQTFYIWTALLLGGAATIFGPVLGAVLFWIVRAFLSNLLPALVSIGWLPFLTTEQSQMLVFVLVGVALMLLVIFRPQGILGSKKELTFVR; translated from the coding sequence ATGGACATGCTGCAAATCCTCTCCAACACCGCTGCGCAGATCCTTGCGCCGGCCACGCTCGGCTACGTCCTCGCGGCGATCGGCCTGTCGGTGCACTTCGGCTTCGCCGGGCTCCTCAACATGGGCGTCGCGGGCTTCATGGCGGTCGGCGCCTACGGCTTCGCGATCTCGATCGCGTCGTTCGACGTGCCGTGGCCGATCGCGATCGTGATCGGGCTCATCGCCTCGATGGTGTTCGCCCTGATCATGGGCATCCCGACGCTCCGGCTCCGCGGCGACTATCTCGCGATCGTCACGATCGCCGCGGCCGAGGTGCTCCGGCTCCTCTTCCTCACCTCCGCGTTCCGCAACTACACGGGTTCGGCGGACGGTCTCTCCGGCTTCCAAGCGAGCTTCCGCGCCAGCAACCCGCTTCCCGCCGGTCGCTACGGCATCGGACCGTGGACCTATCAGTCCGACCAGTGGTGGGTCATCATCGTCGGCGTCATCACGATCGCGATCGTCATCGCCATCGTCTGGCTGCTGATGCGGAGCCCGTGGGGCCGCGTGATCCGCGGCATCCGTGAAGACGAGGATGCGGTCCGCTCGCTCGGCAAGAACGTGTTCGCGTTCAAGATGCAGGCGCTGATCGTCGGTGGCGTCATCATCGCCGCCGGTGGCATCGTCACCGCCATGGGGACGAACGTGAACCCGAACGTCTACGTCACCTCGCAGACGTTCTACATCTGGACGGCCCTCCTCCTCGGTGGCGCCGCGACGATCTTCGGCCCCGTGCTCGGCGCTGTGCTCTTCTGGATCGTTCGCGCGTTCCTGTCGAACCTGCTGCCCGCGCTCGTCTCGATCGGCTGGCTGCCGTTCCTCACCACGGAGCAGAGCCAGATGCTCGTCTTCGTGCTCGTCGGTGTGGCCCTCATGCTGCTGGTCATCTTCCGCCCGCAGGGAATCCTCGGAAGCAAGAAGGAGCTGACCTTTGTCCGCTGA